Proteins encoded together in one Variovorax paradoxus EPS window:
- a CDS encoding ABC transporter substrate-binding protein, with the protein MKKSMTRCVAAATLALLAGHALAQDKPLKSIGITLGDMANPFFVAIGRSAEAEAKKINPAVKVTTVSSKYDLNTQVDQIDNFIANKVDVIVLGAADSKGIAPAVRKARAAGVIVVAVDVTAEGADATVMSDNTMAGAESCKFLAERIGGKGNFVIVNGPPVSSIMDRVKGCKATLAKYPGIKLVSDNQDAKGSRDGGLAAMANILTAQPKIDAVFGINDPTAIGAELAIRQARRTDIKVTGGVDGSPDGEAALKAKDSLFVVTPAQDPNEMAAESVRVAYGLLNGRKPAKTMNLMATPLTTRDNIAGYKGWVR; encoded by the coding sequence ATGAAGAAGTCGATGACTCGCTGCGTTGCAGCCGCCACCCTCGCACTGTTGGCAGGCCACGCGCTCGCCCAGGACAAGCCGCTCAAATCCATCGGCATCACGCTGGGCGACATGGCCAATCCGTTCTTCGTGGCCATCGGCCGCAGCGCGGAAGCCGAGGCCAAGAAGATCAACCCGGCGGTGAAGGTGACCACCGTGTCGAGCAAGTACGACCTCAACACCCAGGTCGACCAGATCGACAACTTCATCGCCAACAAGGTCGACGTGATCGTGCTGGGCGCCGCCGACTCCAAGGGCATCGCGCCGGCCGTGCGCAAGGCCCGCGCCGCCGGCGTGATCGTGGTGGCGGTGGACGTGACGGCCGAAGGGGCCGACGCCACGGTGATGTCCGACAACACGATGGCCGGCGCCGAGTCGTGCAAGTTCCTGGCCGAGCGCATCGGCGGCAAGGGCAACTTCGTGATCGTCAACGGCCCGCCGGTGTCGTCGATCATGGACCGCGTGAAGGGCTGCAAGGCGACGCTGGCCAAGTACCCGGGCATCAAGCTGGTGTCGGACAACCAGGACGCCAAGGGCAGCCGCGACGGTGGCCTCGCGGCCATGGCCAACATCCTGACGGCGCAGCCGAAGATCGATGCCGTGTTCGGCATCAACGACCCGACGGCCATCGGCGCGGAACTCGCGATCCGCCAGGCGCGCCGCACCGACATCAAGGTGACCGGCGGCGTGGACGGCTCGCCCGACGGCGAGGCCGCGCTCAAGGCCAAGGATTCGCTGTTCGTCGTCACGCCCGCGCAGGACCCGAACGAGATGGCCGCCGAGAGCGTGCGCGTCGCCTACGGCCTGCTCAACGGCCGCAAGCCCGCCAAGACCATGAACCTCATGGCAACGCCGCTCACCACGCGCGACAACATCGCCGGCTACAAGGGCTGGGTGCGTTGA
- a CDS encoding sugar ABC transporter ATP-binding protein, giving the protein MSEAGEVGTAGEFVLEMSGIHKRFGATRALHDMHLQVRPGEIHALMGENGAGKSTLMKILSGVYQPDAGQIRLAGEPVAIRSPAHGQRAGINLIYQELSIARHLTVAENVFMGNEPRAALWLVDRARMLRETERVLQQLGAQFGADWPAGRLSIAEQQQVEIARALVHKGRILIMDEPTAALSDRETAHLFRVMRQLRDAGIAIIYISHRMAEVTALADRVTVLRDGCHVADLARDEIDEQRIVQMMVGRALTDFYQHRGQRKPGRVMLELRDVSGPRNRPSSLKVHAGEVLGLAGLVGAGRSELARLAVGADARTGGTILVDGKPVDVRRPLDAIRLGLGYVPEDRKGQGLFLQLSALTNVAINVLPRHAVAGVLNHGALDRLTRQAIARLNVKISGPQGIVGALSGGNQQKLLLARWLEIQPRVLILDEPTRGVDVGAKSEIYKIIGELSEAGVAVVVISSELPEIVGVCDRVLVMREGAIAGELAGDRITQENIIQLAVNAPEPERHIA; this is encoded by the coding sequence ATGAGCGAGGCCGGCGAGGTTGGCACGGCGGGCGAGTTCGTTCTGGAGATGTCCGGGATCCACAAGCGCTTCGGCGCGACCCGGGCGCTGCACGACATGCACCTGCAGGTGCGCCCCGGCGAGATCCACGCCCTCATGGGCGAGAACGGCGCGGGCAAGAGCACGCTGATGAAGATCCTCTCGGGGGTCTACCAGCCCGACGCCGGGCAGATCCGGCTGGCCGGCGAGCCCGTGGCCATCCGCAGCCCCGCCCACGGCCAGCGCGCGGGCATCAACCTGATCTACCAGGAACTGAGCATCGCGCGGCATCTGACGGTGGCCGAGAACGTGTTCATGGGCAACGAGCCGCGCGCGGCGCTCTGGCTGGTCGACCGCGCGCGGATGCTGCGCGAGACCGAGCGCGTGCTGCAGCAGCTGGGTGCGCAGTTCGGCGCCGACTGGCCGGCCGGGCGGCTGTCGATTGCCGAGCAGCAGCAGGTGGAGATCGCGCGGGCGCTGGTGCACAAGGGCCGCATCCTGATCATGGACGAGCCGACGGCCGCGCTGTCCGACCGCGAGACGGCGCACCTCTTCCGGGTGATGCGCCAGTTGCGCGACGCCGGCATCGCGATCATCTACATCAGCCACCGCATGGCCGAGGTCACCGCCTTGGCCGACCGCGTGACGGTGCTGCGCGACGGCTGCCACGTGGCCGACCTGGCGCGCGACGAAATCGACGAGCAGCGCATCGTGCAGATGATGGTCGGCCGCGCGCTCACCGACTTCTACCAGCACCGCGGCCAGCGCAAGCCCGGCCGTGTGATGCTGGAACTGCGCGATGTGAGCGGGCCGCGCAACCGCCCGAGCAGCCTCAAGGTGCATGCGGGCGAAGTGCTCGGGCTGGCCGGGCTGGTCGGTGCCGGGCGCTCGGAACTCGCGCGGCTTGCGGTGGGCGCCGATGCGCGCACCGGCGGCACGATCCTGGTCGACGGCAAGCCGGTGGATGTGCGCCGCCCGCTCGACGCCATCCGCCTCGGCCTGGGCTACGTGCCGGAAGATCGCAAGGGGCAGGGCCTGTTCCTGCAACTGAGCGCGCTCACCAACGTCGCGATCAACGTGCTGCCCAGGCACGCGGTCGCTGGCGTGCTGAACCACGGTGCGCTCGACCGCCTGACGCGCCAGGCCATCGCCCGGCTCAACGTGAAGATCTCCGGCCCGCAGGGCATCGTGGGCGCGCTGTCGGGCGGCAACCAGCAGAAGCTGCTCTTGGCGCGCTGGCTCGAGATCCAGCCGCGCGTGCTGATCCTCGATGAGCCGACGCGCGGCGTGGACGTCGGCGCCAAGAGCGAGATCTACAAGATCATCGGCGAGCTGTCCGAGGCCGGCGTCGCCGTGGTCGTGATCTCCAGCGAGCTGCCCGAAATCGTGGGCGTGTGCGACCGCGTGCTCGTGATGCGCGAAGGCGCCATCGCAGGCGAACTCGCGGGCGATCGCATCACCCAGGAAAACATCATTCAACTCGCAGTCAACGCTCCCGAGCCGGAGCGGCACATCGCATGA
- a CDS encoding HAD family hydrolase has protein sequence MNATNPSPSSSSSLRAVVFDMDGVLIDTEIVWQRVREDFAESIGARWTTEDQESTMGTNTAAWSRIMVERLQLRERNGMDEAAIAREIVGRMLAQYQRHLPLRAGAIEAVRMAARSHTVALATGSPAELARYVLEASGLAPLMQAVVCGDDVEHGKPAPDIYLLALSRIGVAPHAAVGIEDSANGLRSLKAAGMAAIAAPGPDYPLSAEALALADLRIDTMQALTPELLQQAHANSARTPR, from the coding sequence ATGAACGCAACGAACCCTTCTCCTTCCTCTTCTTCTTCGCTGCGGGCCGTGGTCTTCGACATGGACGGCGTGCTGATCGACACCGAGATCGTCTGGCAGCGCGTGCGCGAAGATTTCGCAGAAAGCATCGGCGCGCGCTGGACCACCGAGGACCAGGAATCGACGATGGGCACCAACACCGCGGCCTGGTCGCGCATCATGGTCGAGCGCCTGCAACTGCGCGAGCGCAACGGCATGGACGAGGCGGCGATCGCGCGCGAGATCGTGGGGCGCATGCTGGCGCAGTACCAGCGCCATCTGCCGCTGCGTGCCGGCGCCATCGAGGCGGTGCGCATGGCCGCGCGGTCGCACACGGTGGCGCTGGCCACCGGCTCGCCGGCCGAGCTCGCCCGCTATGTGCTGGAGGCCAGCGGCCTCGCGCCGTTGATGCAGGCCGTGGTCTGCGGCGACGACGTCGAACACGGCAAGCCCGCGCCCGACATCTACCTGCTCGCGCTGTCGCGCATCGGCGTCGCGCCGCACGCGGCCGTGGGCATCGAGGACAGCGCCAACGGCCTGCGCTCGCTCAAGGCGGCCGGCATGGCCGCCATCGCCGCGCCTGGCCCGGACTACCCGCTGTCGGCCGAGGCGCTCGCGCTGGCCGACCTGCGCATCGACACCATGCAGGCCCTTACGCCCGAACTGCTGCAGCAGGCGCACGCGAATTCGGCGCGCACGCCGCGCTGA
- a CDS encoding ABC transporter permease subunit, giving the protein MSKTLTSTAPPAASPPTGAPARTGRAAGVLQRLGMLPALLILYVVFWGLTVYVSGDGGSNFATTANTMNILRQVSINLVLAAGMTFVILTAGIDLSVGSMLAVSAVLGMLTSLTSHAGLSLPVFLAAGLAMGLINGTTVALLKINPFIVTLGTMTALRGAAYLFADGTTVLNSEIPSFGWIGNEDFLGLPWLVWIAAGVTLLSWVILRKTILGLHIYAVGGNPEAARLTGIGVGGVLLFVYAISGLFSGLAGAMSASRLFGANGNWGTGYELDAIAAVVLGGTSLMGGVGSIVGTVIGALIIGVINNGLTIMGVSSFWQYVAKGAVILLAVIIDRWRQKQAQH; this is encoded by the coding sequence ATGTCAAAGACCCTCACCTCCACCGCACCCCCGGCGGCGTCCCCGCCGACCGGCGCGCCTGCCCGCACCGGCCGCGCAGCCGGCGTCCTCCAGCGCCTGGGCATGCTGCCCGCGCTGCTGATCCTCTACGTCGTCTTCTGGGGCCTCACCGTGTACGTCTCGGGCGACGGCGGCTCGAACTTCGCGACCACCGCGAACACGATGAACATCCTGCGCCAGGTGTCCATCAACCTGGTGCTCGCGGCCGGCATGACCTTCGTGATCCTCACCGCCGGTATCGACCTCTCGGTGGGCTCGATGCTGGCCGTGTCGGCGGTGCTGGGCATGCTGACCTCGCTCACTTCCCATGCGGGCCTGTCGCTGCCGGTGTTCCTTGCCGCGGGCCTTGCGATGGGGCTCATCAACGGCACCACGGTGGCGCTGCTGAAGATCAACCCCTTCATCGTGACCCTGGGCACCATGACCGCGCTGCGCGGAGCCGCCTACCTGTTCGCCGACGGCACCACGGTGCTCAACAGCGAGATCCCCAGCTTCGGCTGGATCGGCAACGAAGACTTCCTGGGCCTGCCCTGGCTGGTGTGGATCGCCGCTGGCGTGACGCTGCTGTCGTGGGTCATCCTGCGCAAGACCATCCTGGGCCTGCACATCTACGCGGTGGGCGGCAACCCCGAGGCAGCGCGCCTCACCGGCATCGGCGTGGGCGGCGTGCTGCTCTTCGTCTATGCGATCAGCGGCCTGTTCTCGGGCCTGGCGGGCGCCATGTCGGCGAGCCGGCTGTTCGGCGCCAACGGCAACTGGGGCACCGGCTACGAGCTCGATGCGATCGCGGCGGTGGTGCTGGGCGGCACCAGCCTCATGGGCGGCGTGGGCTCGATAGTCGGCACCGTCATCGGCGCGCTGATCATCGGCGTGATCAACAACGGCCTCACCATCATGGGCGTCTCGTCCTTCTGGCAGTACGTGGCCAAGGGCGCGGTGATCCTGCTCGCGGTGATCATCGACAGATGGCGCCAGAAGCAAGCGCAGCACTGA
- a CDS encoding ribulokinase, whose translation MTRTHVIGVDFGSDSCRCVIADTATGEELASAVAAFPRWAAGLYCDPTQRIFRQHPQDHLDALTQVVRAALSQVSPEVRASVRGLSIATTGSTSVPVDEAGCPLALRPAFAENPNAMFLMWKDHSATREAEQITTAARTWGGVDYTAHIGGVYSAEWYWANLLWVFRHDAQVREATASWVEHCDWLPAELTGTTAPGRMRRSRCAAGHKAMWNEGHGGLPSQAFLSHIDPLLDGIRDRLYEETWTAETPIGALTPAWAGRLGLPDDVVVGVGAFDAHMGAVGAGIRHHTLVKIMGTSTCDIVLAPTDEIADRVVEGICGQVDGSVMAGAIGLEAGQSAVGDAFAWFARVLEWPLPEGPNREALRAELLPRLERAAALEPPGAHGVAALDWLNGRRTPYADQTLHGALFGLSLGSSAPQLYRALVEATAFGAKAIVDRFTASGVRIDEVLAIGGVARKSALLMQIQADVFDQRIRVAKSDQAVALGAAMCAAVACGIHADIPAAQRAMACGFDLVYEPRPAEAEAYRALFRRYMEMGALVEGMKKEKAIHDAA comes from the coding sequence ATGACCAGAACCCATGTCATCGGCGTCGACTTCGGCTCCGACTCGTGCCGCTGCGTGATCGCGGACACCGCCACCGGCGAGGAGCTCGCCAGCGCGGTGGCGGCCTTTCCGCGCTGGGCGGCCGGCCTGTACTGCGACCCCACGCAGCGCATCTTCCGCCAGCATCCGCAGGACCATCTCGATGCGCTGACGCAGGTGGTGCGCGCCGCGCTGTCCCAGGTGTCGCCCGAGGTCCGGGCGAGCGTGCGCGGCCTGTCGATCGCGACCACCGGCTCGACCTCGGTGCCGGTCGACGAGGCGGGCTGCCCGCTCGCGCTGCGGCCGGCCTTTGCCGAGAACCCGAATGCGATGTTCCTGATGTGGAAGGACCATAGCGCCACGCGCGAAGCCGAGCAGATCACCACCGCCGCCCGCACCTGGGGCGGCGTCGACTACACCGCGCACATCGGCGGCGTCTATTCGGCCGAGTGGTACTGGGCCAACCTGCTGTGGGTGTTCCGGCACGACGCACAGGTGCGCGAGGCCACCGCGAGCTGGGTCGAGCATTGCGACTGGCTTCCGGCCGAACTCACCGGCACCACCGCACCAGGCAGGATGCGCCGCAGCCGCTGCGCCGCCGGCCACAAGGCGATGTGGAACGAGGGCCATGGCGGGCTGCCGTCGCAGGCTTTCCTCAGCCACATCGACCCCTTGCTCGACGGCATCCGCGACCGGCTCTACGAAGAAACCTGGACCGCCGAAACACCCATCGGCGCACTCACGCCCGCCTGGGCCGGCCGGCTGGGCCTGCCCGATGACGTGGTGGTCGGCGTGGGCGCCTTCGATGCCCACATGGGCGCCGTCGGCGCGGGCATCCGCCACCACACGCTGGTCAAGATCATGGGCACCTCGACCTGCGACATCGTGCTCGCGCCGACCGACGAAATCGCGGACCGCGTGGTCGAGGGCATCTGCGGGCAGGTCGATGGCTCGGTGATGGCCGGGGCCATCGGCCTGGAAGCAGGGCAGTCGGCCGTCGGCGATGCCTTCGCATGGTTCGCACGGGTGCTCGAGTGGCCGTTGCCCGAGGGGCCGAACCGCGAGGCGCTGCGCGCCGAGTTGCTGCCGCGGCTCGAGCGCGCCGCCGCCCTGGAGCCGCCGGGGGCGCACGGCGTGGCCGCGCTCGACTGGCTCAACGGGCGCCGCACGCCCTATGCCGACCAGACGCTGCACGGCGCGCTGTTCGGCCTGTCGCTGGGCAGCTCGGCGCCGCAGCTGTACCGCGCGCTGGTCGAGGCCACGGCCTTCGGCGCGAAGGCGATCGTCGACCGCTTCACCGCGTCGGGCGTGCGCATCGACGAGGTGCTCGCCATCGGCGGCGTCGCGCGCAAGTCGGCGCTGCTGATGCAGATCCAGGCCGACGTGTTCGACCAGCGCATCCGCGTGGCGAAGTCGGACCAGGCGGTGGCTCTGGGCGCGGCCATGTGCGCGGCCGTCGCTTGCGGCATCCATGCCGACATTCCGGCCGCGCAGCGGGCCATGGCCTGCGGCTTCGACCTGGTCTACGAGCCGCGGCCGGCGGAGGCCGAGGCCTACCGCGCGCTGTTCCGGCGCTATATGGAAATGGGCGCCCTGGTCGAGGGCATGAAGAAAGAGAAGGCGATCCATGACGCTGCATAA
- the araD gene encoding L-ribulose-5-phosphate 4-epimerase AraD, whose protein sequence is MTLHKELKREAYEANLEIPKQALALYTFGNVSAFDARQGVFAIKPSGMPYDEMTADDMVVVDLDARVVEGTLRPSSDTKTHAVLYRAFEGIGGVCHTHSVHAVAWAQARRAIPIYGTTHADHLTVAVPVTEVISDEAVARDYEEETGHQIVRRMQGISPQEVEMIVVSCHGPFTWGKNAMKSVYNARVLEELAQMAYLTQSIDPLARELPPAVIRKHYERKHGAGAYYGQAR, encoded by the coding sequence ATGACGCTGCATAAAGAACTCAAGCGCGAGGCCTACGAGGCCAACCTGGAAATCCCGAAGCAGGCGCTGGCGCTGTACACCTTCGGCAACGTGAGCGCCTTCGATGCGCGGCAGGGCGTCTTCGCGATCAAGCCCAGCGGCATGCCCTACGACGAGATGACGGCCGACGACATGGTGGTGGTCGACCTCGATGCGCGCGTGGTCGAAGGCACCCTGCGGCCCTCGAGCGACACCAAGACCCATGCGGTGCTCTACCGCGCCTTCGAAGGCATCGGCGGCGTCTGCCACACGCACTCGGTGCATGCCGTGGCGTGGGCGCAGGCGCGGCGCGCCATCCCAATCTACGGCACCACGCATGCGGACCACCTCACGGTGGCGGTGCCGGTCACCGAGGTCATCAGCGACGAGGCCGTGGCGCGCGACTACGAGGAGGAAACCGGCCACCAGATCGTGCGGCGGATGCAGGGCATCTCGCCGCAGGAGGTCGAGATGATCGTGGTGTCGTGCCACGGGCCGTTCACCTGGGGCAAGAACGCGATGAAATCCGTGTACAACGCTCGCGTGCTCGAGGAGCTGGCGCAAATGGCCTACCTCACGCAGTCGATCGACCCGCTGGCGCGCGAATTGCCGCCCGCCGTGATCCGCAAGCACTACGAACGCAAGCATGGTGCCGGCGCCTACTATGGGCAGGCCCGATAG
- a CDS encoding DeoR/GlpR family DNA-binding transcription regulator translates to MLILKVLAQEGACRVSDMARRFTLSEMTLRRDLQEMHDAGLLKRVHGGALPLGRDTEFGVRIQEGSSQKQQIGAAAVGLIQDGWSIYLDAGTTSMEVARAILQGLANVKRLAIVTNGINIAAELVGRTPYDIYAIGGEIYATGVSAVGPMTLAQVANFHFDLFFMGARGVDAEVGWTNTNHLETQVKHAVMERSRQVCAIVDSNKWGQRALVSVVPFGAVTHWVCDAQLPQDARDAAKAQGVALVLAGD, encoded by the coding sequence ATGCTGATCCTGAAGGTGCTCGCGCAGGAGGGCGCCTGCCGGGTCAGCGACATGGCGCGCCGCTTCACCCTGTCGGAGATGACGCTGCGGCGCGACCTGCAGGAGATGCACGATGCCGGCCTGCTCAAGCGGGTGCACGGCGGCGCGCTGCCGCTCGGCCGCGACACCGAGTTCGGCGTGCGCATCCAGGAGGGCTCGTCGCAGAAGCAGCAAATCGGCGCCGCGGCGGTCGGCCTCATCCAGGACGGCTGGTCGATCTACCTCGATGCCGGCACCACCTCGATGGAAGTGGCGCGCGCGATCCTGCAGGGTCTTGCGAACGTGAAGCGGCTCGCGATCGTCACCAACGGCATCAACATCGCCGCCGAGCTGGTGGGCCGCACGCCCTACGACATCTATGCCATAGGCGGCGAGATCTACGCCACCGGCGTGAGCGCCGTGGGCCCGATGACGCTGGCGCAGGTCGCGAACTTCCATTTCGACCTCTTCTTCATGGGCGCGCGCGGGGTCGATGCCGAGGTGGGCTGGACCAACACCAATCACCTGGAAACGCAGGTCAAGCACGCGGTGATGGAGCGCAGCCGCCAGGTGTGCGCGATCGTGGACAGCAACAAATGGGGCCAGCGCGCGCTGGTCTCGGTGGTGCCCTTCGGCGCGGTGACGCACTGGGTCTGCGACGCGCAACTGCCGCAGGACGCGCGCGATGCGGCGAAGGCCCAAGGGGTCGCGCTGGTCCTTGCCGGGGACTGA
- the msrA gene encoding peptide-methionine (S)-S-oxide reductase MsrA, which translates to MKSLALTAGALAAAALVWYAVPSFAEPAKRVPAPTADLAAPAAAKTETAVFAGGCFWGVQGVFQRVRGVSNAVSGYAGGDAKTARYDEVGSGRTGHAESVRITYDPKQISYGKLLQIYFSVAHDPTELNRQGPDTGTQYRSTVFAENAEQARIAKEYIAQLNQAKTFGKPLATTIEMAKPFYAAEDYHQDYLTLNPSQPYIAINDMPKIDDLKKLFPESYKATPSLVRGAKAG; encoded by the coding sequence ATGAAATCCCTCGCACTCACTGCTGGCGCACTGGCTGCCGCGGCCCTCGTCTGGTATGCGGTGCCGTCGTTTGCCGAACCGGCGAAACGCGTGCCCGCTCCCACCGCCGACCTGGCCGCACCGGCCGCTGCAAAAACCGAAACCGCCGTGTTCGCAGGCGGCTGCTTCTGGGGCGTGCAGGGCGTGTTCCAGCGCGTCAGGGGCGTGAGCAACGCGGTGTCGGGCTACGCCGGCGGCGATGCGAAGACCGCGCGCTACGACGAAGTCGGCTCGGGCCGCACCGGCCATGCCGAATCGGTGCGCATCACCTACGACCCGAAACAGATCAGCTACGGCAAGCTGCTGCAGATCTACTTCTCGGTAGCGCACGACCCCACCGAGCTGAATCGCCAGGGCCCCGACACCGGCACGCAATACCGCTCCACCGTGTTTGCGGAAAACGCCGAGCAGGCCCGCATCGCCAAGGAATACATCGCGCAGCTGAACCAGGCCAAGACCTTCGGCAAGCCGCTCGCGACCACCATCGAAATGGCCAAGCCCTTCTATGCAGCCGAGGACTATCACCAGGACTACCTCACGCTCAACCCGAGCCAGCCCTACATCGCGATCAACGACATGCCGAAGATCGACGATTTGAAGAAGCTGTTCCCGGAGAGCTACAAGGCGACGCCTTCGCTGGTGCGCGGCGCGAAGGCTGGGTAG
- a CDS encoding pentapeptide MXKDX repeat protein, with amino-acid sequence MNKLTATLLATCMAFAGASAFAADTMAKDSMAKDSMSKDGMKKDSMAKDSMAKDGMKKDSMAKDSMSKDAMKKDSMGKDEMKK; translated from the coding sequence ATGAACAAGCTCACCGCAACCCTGCTCGCAACCTGCATGGCCTTCGCCGGCGCTTCGGCCTTCGCCGCGGACACCATGGCGAAAGACAGCATGGCCAAGGATTCGATGTCGAAGGACGGCATGAAGAAGGACTCGATGGCCAAGGATTCCATGGCCAAGGACGGCATGAAGAAGGATTCGATGGCCAAGGACTCGATGTCCAAGGACGCCATGAAGAAGGACAGCATGGGCAAGGACGAGATGAAGAAGTAA
- a CDS encoding molybdopterin-dependent oxidoreductase codes for MRIFKAPKMTGVDGDAVVREARTLIAKNLDQPARRAFLQRSLTLGGLSLLTGCSISDDSHVEAALSKISRFNDKVQGLIFSPTQLAETYPESMITRPFPFNAYYGEDEVREVDEATYKLEVTGMVADKRSWTLPELRAMPQHDQVTRHICVEGWSAIGKWGGVRFADFLRHIGADTTAKYVGFKCADDYYTSIDMPTALHPQTLLALTYDGETLPPKYGFPMKLRMPTKLGYKNPKHIKAMFVTNTYTGGYWEDQGYNWFGGS; via the coding sequence ATGAGAATCTTCAAAGCCCCCAAGATGACCGGCGTCGACGGCGATGCCGTGGTGCGCGAGGCCCGCACGCTGATCGCGAAGAACCTCGACCAGCCCGCGCGCCGCGCCTTCCTGCAGCGCTCGCTCACGCTGGGCGGACTCTCGCTGCTCACCGGATGCAGCATCAGCGACGACAGCCATGTCGAAGCCGCGCTCTCGAAGATCTCGCGCTTCAACGACAAGGTGCAGGGCCTGATCTTCAGCCCCACGCAACTCGCGGAGACCTACCCCGAATCGATGATCACGCGGCCCTTTCCGTTCAACGCCTACTACGGCGAGGACGAAGTCCGCGAGGTCGACGAAGCCACCTACAAGCTCGAAGTGACCGGCATGGTCGCCGACAAGCGCAGCTGGACGCTGCCCGAGCTGCGCGCGATGCCGCAGCACGACCAGGTCACGCGGCACATCTGCGTGGAAGGCTGGAGCGCGATAGGCAAGTGGGGCGGCGTGCGCTTCGCGGATTTCCTTCGTCACATCGGCGCGGACACCACCGCCAAGTACGTCGGCTTCAAGTGCGCCGACGACTACTACACCAGCATCGACATGCCCACCGCGCTGCATCCGCAGACGCTACTGGCGCTGACCTACGACGGCGAAACGCTGCCGCCGAAGTACGGCTTCCCGATGAAGCTGCGCATGCCCACCAAGCTTGGCTACAAGAACCCCAAGCACATCAAGGCGATGTTCGTCACCAACACCTACACAGGTGGCTACTGGGAAGACCAGGGCTACAACTGGTTCGGAGGGAGCTGA
- a CDS encoding cytochrome b/b6 domain-containing protein has translation MNSTALASIAPDARPIHPLWMRITHWLNALAVLMLVTSGWRIYNAAPFFAFSFPSGITLGGWLGGALQWHFAAMWLLVFNGFVYLAINIASGRLAAKFFPVTPAGIWHDALAALKGKLSHADPRRYNSVQRLAYLFVMLDIVVIVLSGLVLWKSVQFAVLRDLLGGYEFARRIHFFGMASLVAFVALHLVMVALVPRTLLTMIRGRAPKA, from the coding sequence ATGAACAGCACCGCCCTCGCAAGCATTGCCCCCGATGCCCGCCCCATCCATCCGCTGTGGATGCGCATCACGCACTGGCTCAACGCCTTGGCCGTGCTGATGCTGGTGACCAGCGGCTGGCGCATCTACAACGCGGCGCCGTTCTTTGCGTTCAGCTTTCCGAGCGGGATCACGCTGGGCGGCTGGCTCGGCGGTGCGCTGCAGTGGCACTTCGCGGCGATGTGGCTGCTGGTGTTCAACGGCTTCGTGTACCTGGCGATCAACATCGCCAGCGGCCGCCTCGCCGCCAAGTTCTTCCCGGTCACGCCGGCCGGCATCTGGCACGACGCGCTCGCGGCGCTCAAGGGCAAGCTCTCGCATGCCGACCCGCGCCGCTACAACAGCGTGCAGCGCCTGGCCTACCTGTTCGTGATGCTCGACATCGTCGTCATCGTGCTCTCGGGCCTGGTGCTGTGGAAGTCGGTGCAGTTCGCCGTGCTGCGCGACCTGCTGGGCGGCTATGAGTTCGCGCGCCGCATTCACTTCTTCGGCATGGCATCGCTCGTCGCCTTCGTGGCCCTGCACCTGGTGATGGTCGCCCTCGTGCCCCGCACCCTCCTCACCATGATCCGCGGCCGTGCGCCCAAAGCCTGA
- a CDS encoding response regulator transcription factor translates to MDTPKRVLIVEDDAHIAELLRMHLRDEGYAIEHAADGHAGLRELERGNWDALVLDLMLPGVDGLEICRRARAMARYTPIIIISARSSEVHRILGLELGADDYLAKPFSVLELVARVKALMRRTDALARNARMESGSLTLGNLDIEPLAREVRVDGKLIELTPREFDLLYFFARNPGKVFSRLDLLNQVWGYQHDGYEHTVNTHINRLRTKVETDPAEPRRILTVWGRGYKLSPTGAGDEGGA, encoded by the coding sequence ATGGACACCCCCAAACGCGTGCTGATCGTCGAGGACGACGCCCACATCGCCGAACTGCTGCGCATGCACCTGCGCGACGAAGGCTATGCCATCGAACACGCCGCCGACGGCCATGCGGGCCTGCGCGAACTGGAGCGCGGCAACTGGGACGCGCTGGTGCTCGACCTGATGCTGCCCGGCGTCGACGGCCTCGAGATCTGCCGCCGAGCACGGGCCATGGCGCGCTACACGCCGATCATCATCATCAGCGCACGCTCGAGCGAAGTGCACCGCATCCTCGGGCTGGAGCTGGGCGCCGACGACTACCTGGCCAAGCCTTTCTCGGTGCTGGAACTCGTGGCGCGCGTGAAGGCGCTGATGCGGCGCACCGATGCGCTGGCGCGCAATGCGCGCATGGAGTCGGGCAGCCTCACGCTGGGCAACCTGGACATCGAACCGCTGGCGCGCGAGGTGCGCGTGGACGGCAAGCTCATCGAGCTCACGCCGCGCGAGTTCGACCTGCTGTACTTCTTTGCGCGCAACCCCGGCAAGGTGTTCTCGCGGCTCGACCTGCTCAACCAGGTGTGGGGCTACCAGCACGACGGCTACGAGCACACGGTCAACACGCACATCAACCGGCTGCGCACGAAGGTGGAGACCGATCCGGCGGAGCCGAGGCGCATCCTTACCGTGTGGGGGCGGGGCTACAAGCTTTCGCCGACCGGCGCGGGCGATGAGGGAGGGGCGTGA